A section of the Amblyomma americanum isolate KBUSLIRL-KWMA chromosome 2, ASM5285725v1, whole genome shotgun sequence genome encodes:
- the LOC144120808 gene encoding SUZ RNA-binding domain-containing-like: MADDISEDICDDWEDMVENGVLEKKLERLKVKTNSANSNHTNAPAGGGGAGTCEFATMPRVLLEDSVRTPYAPAVKILKRPPDANRSGGSLNGTGSEKSPNRQPVKSLQQREAEYAEARLRILGSARSEDDNQKEKSAGVSVLNHVVSDTHQVPIRQPRGPDQGSNGFQQPRR, from the exons ATGGCAGACGACATTTCGGAAGATATTTGCGACGACTGGGAGGATATGGTGGAAAATGGC GTGCTGGAGAAGAAGTTGGAAAGGTTAAAGGTGAAAACAAACTCCGCAAACAG TAACCACACGAACGCTCCAGCGGGTGGTGGTGGGGCCGGTACCTGCGAGTTTGCGACAATGCCGCGTGTGCTTCTCGAAGACAGTGTTCGGACGCCGTACGCTCCGGCTGTGAAGATCCTGAAACGACCGCCCGACGCAAACCGATCCGGCGGTAGCCTCAACGGCACCGGTTCCGAGAAATCGCCCAACCGGCAGCCCGTCAAAAGTCTACAGCAACGGGAGGCCGAATACGCCGAGGCAAGGCTGCGAATACTGGGTTCGGCTCGCAGCGAAGATGACAACCAGAAGGAAAA GTCGGCCGGCGTAAGTGTTCTGAACCACGTGGTGAGTGACACGCACCAGGTTCCCATTCGGCAACCCCGGGGTCCTGACCAGGGCTCCAATGGCTTCCAGCAGCCACGGAGGTAG
- the Dp1 gene encoding satellite-binding protein 1 Dp1, giving the protein MNADLQQQQQQPADGGAAGGASSSAAAGFSYDEVFPALPEKEAPLEAGGGTGGAGGSAMGQWNQKMHVKSSVITQIFHVPSEERRFRETSSQRFGELGEQAKICADIMRDTQTTIEVSSSRDHSLTVLVTGRERNVALARAQVLRALQTQASGNIQIPKEHHRFILGKNGKKLAELEQNTATKITVPRTDDPSDFITISGTKEAIDRARDHIQKISEEKSKHGVEKLRIPRMYHPFVAGPNGNTVKALERDTNTRIRLDREDDEITITGDKENVAKARDEITAIYEDRKQHCQSVGVEVKKSQHKYVHGYRGQTLQELFEQTGVWVEVPPMESDVETIVLRGNPQDLGHALSLVYEKANSVRTVEIPAKSWMHKYIIGKKGENIKRITADYHKTHVDFCEDENVIRVEGPNEELEAVKTALEEKVKEIQTTMDSVEIKVDPLYHRHIIGKSGSNVNRLKQDLGVTVHVPADEERSPVVRLEGPPEGVAQAKAELLEMAHKLQNEVTRELCVEQRFHRTLIGAKGEAIQDVRRRFNQVNVTFPEPGSRNDKVLIRGPKEDVEACYRHLSQICQELQASSHRVDLVLFKQFLKHLQGKGRPLVRRIQQETEARIDLPTESSNSDVVMITGKKECVAAAKEKLLEAQREQADVVEVHLMIPCHLHNAIIGAKGRLIHSIMEDCGRVQITFPQPESKSDRVTLSGPKDDVDRAKKQLLNLSNEKQLSSYTEEVRAQPKHHRFLIGKNGSNIRKVREKTGARIIFPTERDENQDTIVIVGKKEAVLDAKKQLEEMIESLEKVVEEEMRIDPKYHRHFVARRGEELQHIANEFGGVQVSFPRSGDHSDVVTLKGAKECVEGARKRILEIVQDLEARVTIECVIPQQHHRTIMGAKGHKVQRISQEFNVHIKFPERDFRERGETLENGDVAVNGDAAAEEEPGKVRKEDLIHITGKQEDCEKAREALLALVPVTQEVEVPFKLHRFIIGQKGAGVRRLMEDHDVNITVPPQADESDTLVISGLADNVASAKEALLERVAQILEEEEDRKLRSFHLEVEVDPKYHPKIIGWRGAVVTKIRKDHNVQVQFPEKGENVITIIGYEKNACAARDEILRIVKEWEDMVTKEIEIDHRVHSRLIGAKGRNIRRLMEQHKVEIKFPRPEDPNKDLVQVTGAEDDVEDALDYLKQFEDEHLEDILDQESYHPSRQSHGNNSGGGGNNSQGWNETSPSSEGFVVRGGPWEQRAPDTTSTQEFPSFGGGPALDSAPAKPVPWGPSRR; this is encoded by the exons ATGAATGCGGacttgcagcagcagcagcagcagcctgccgATGGAGGGGCGGCAGGAGGAGCTTCCTCGTCAGCGGCGGCTGGCTTCAGCTATGACGAGGTGTTCCCCGCCCTGCCCGAGAAGGAGGCACCCCTGGAGGCCGGTGGTGGCACGGGGGGCGCTGGGGGCAGCGCCATGGGCCAGTGGAACCAAAAGATGCACGTCAAGTCTTCCGTCATCACCCAGATCTTCCACGTGCCGAGCGAGGAGCGCCGTTTCCGGGAGACGAGCTCGCAGCGCTTTGGGGAGCTGGGGGAGCAGGCCAAGATCTGTGCGGACATCATGCGCGACACCCAGACGACCATCGAAGTGAGCTCGTCCCGCGACCACTCGCTCACCGTGTTGGTGACGGGCCGTGAACGCAACGTGGCCCTCGCCCGCGCCCAGGTGCTCCGTGCCCTCCAGACGCAG GCTTCAGGCAACATCCAGATCCCTAAGGAACATCACCGCTTCATCCTTGGCAAAAATGGCAAGAAGTTGGCCGAATTGGAACAGAACACCGCCACCAAGATCACGGTTCCACGGACTGATGATCCATCCGATTTTATCACGATCAGTGGCACCAAGGAGGCCATCGACCGGGCACGCGATCATATTCAGAAGATCTCTGAGGAAAAG TCAAAACACGGTGTGGAAAAGCTGAGGATCCCGCGCATGTACCACCCATTCGTGGCCGGACCGAATGGGAACACCGTGAAGGCTCTCGAGCGGGACACCAACACTCGCATCCGGCTTGACAGGGAAGATGACGAGATTACCATCACGGGCGACAAGGAGAACGTGGCCAAGGCCCGAGACGAGATAACGGCCATCTACGAAGACCGCAAGCAGCACTGCCAAAGCGTCGGCGTTGAAGTGAAGAAGTCCCAGCACAAGTATGTTCACGGTTACAGGGGCCAGACGCTGCAGGAGCTGTTTGAGCAGACGGGTGTCTGGGTGGAGGTCCCTCCCATGGAGAGCGACGTGGAGACCATTGTCCTGCGGGGCAACCCTCAGGACCTGGGCCATGCCCTCTCGCTGGTTTACGAGAAGGCCAACAGCGTGCGGACGGTGGAGATCCCTGCCAAGAGCTGGATGCACAAGTACATAATCGGCAAGAAGGGTGAGAACATTAAACGCATAACGGCTGACTACCACAAGACGCACGTGGACTTCTGTGAGGACGAGAATGTGATACGTGTCGAGGGCCCCAACGAAGAGCTCGAGGCTGTCAAGACGGCATTGGAGGAGAAGGTGAAGGAGATCCAGACCACGATGGACTCTGTGGAGATCAAGGTCGACCCGCTGTACCACAGGCACATCATCGGAAAGTCTGGCTCCAATG TGAACCGTCTGAAGCAGGACTTGGGCGTGACTGTGCACGTGCCGGCTGACGAAGAGCGGTCTCCAGTCGTGCGGCTGGAAGGTCCTCCGGAGGGAGTGGCACAGGCGAAGGCAGAGTTGCTTGAGATGGCCCACAAGCTGCAGAATGAGGTGACGCGTGAGCTGTGCGTTGAGCAGCGCTTCCACCGGACGCTCATCGGAGCCAAGGGAGAAGCGATACAGGACGTCCGCAGGCGCTTCAACCAG GTGAACGTGACGTTTCCGGAGCCTGGATCGCGTAATGACAAGGTCCTGATCCGAGGTCCGAAGGAGGATGTGGAGGCATGCTACCGGCACCTTAGTCAGATCTGCCAGGAGCTGCAGGCTTCCAGCCATCGTGTGGACCTTGTGCTCTTCAAGCAGTTCCTCAAGCACCTTCAG GGCAAGGGTCGGCCATTGGTCCGGCGCATCCAGCAGGAAACTGAGGCTCGCATCGACCTGCCCACAGAGTCCAGCAACTCTGACGTGGTCATGATCACGGGCAAGAAGGAGTGCGTTGCCGCTGCCAAGGAGAAGCTGCTGGAGGCCCAGCGGGAGCAGGCGGATGTGGTGGAGGTGCACCTCATGATCCCCTGCCACCTGCACAACGCCATCATCGGGGCCAAGGGCCGCCTTATCCACTCCATCATGGAGGACTGTGGTCGCGTCCAGATCACCTTCCCTCAGCCCGAGTCCAAGAGTGACCGGGTCACTCTGAGCGGACCCAAGGACGACGTTGACCGGGCCAAGAAGCAGCTGCTGAACCTCTCCAACGAGAAG CAACTGTCCAGCTATACAGAGGAAGTGCGTGCCCAGCCAAAACACCATCGTTTCTTGATTGGCAAGAATGGCTCCAACATTCGCAAG GTGAGGGAGAAGACGGGTGCACGAATCATCTTTCCAACGGAGCGTGACGAGAACCAGGACACCATCGTCATTGTTGGCAAGAAGGAGGCTGTGCTCGACGCAAAGAAGCAGCTGGAGGAGATGATTGAGAGCCTG GAGAAGGTGGTCGAAGAGGAGATGCGCATTGACCCGAAGTACCACCGCCACTTTGTGGCCCGGCGTGGCGAGGAGCTGCAGCACATCGCCAACGAGTTTGGCGGTGTGCAGGTGAGCTTCCCGCGCAGCGGCGACCACAGTGACGTGGTCACCCTCAAGGGGGCCAAGGAGTGCGTCGAGGGCGCCCGCAAGCGCATTCTTGAGATCGTCCAGGACCTGGAGGCACGCGTCACCATCGAGTGCGTCATCCCTCAGCAGCACCACCGCACCATCATGGGCGCCAAGGGTCACAAG GTTCAGCGTATCAGCCAGGAGTTCAATGTGCACATCAAGTTCCCCGAGCGTGACTTccgcgagcggggggagacccTGGAGAACGGGGATGTGGCGGTGAATGGGGATGCTGCCGCCGAAGAAGAGCCGGGCAAGGTGCGCAAGGAGGACCTGATCCACATTACGGGCAAGCAGGAGGACTGCGAGAAGGCGCGCGAAGCCCTGCTGGCACTGGTGCCAGTCACCCAGGAG GTGGAGGTCCCATTCAAGCTGCACCGCTTCATCATTGGCCAGAAGGGTGCCGGGGTGCGGCGGCTCATGGAGGACCACGACGTGAACATCACGGTGCCCCCACAGGCCGACGAGAGTGACACCCTGGTCATCTCCGGCTTGGCCGATAACGTTGCCTCGGCTAAGGAGGCTCTGCTAGAGCGTGTTGCGCAGATCCTTGAGGAGGAAGAGGACAGG AAGCTGCGCAGCTTCCACCTGGAGGTTGAGGTGGACCCCAAGTACCATCCCAAGATCATTGGCTGGCGAGGTGCTGTGGTTACCAAGATTCGCAAGGACCACAACGTCCAAGTGCAATTCCCCGAGAAGGGCGAAAATGTCATCACCATCATTGGCTACGAGAAGAATGCCTGTGCCGCTCGCGATGAGATTCTGCGCATCGTCAAGGAGTGG GAGGACATGGTGACGAAGGAAATAGAAATCGACCATCGGGTGCACTCTCGGCTGATTGGGGCTAAGGGTCGCAACATCCGGCGCCTGATGGAGCAGCACAAGGTGGAGATCAAGTTTCCACGGCCAGAGGACCCCAACAAGGACTTGGTGCAGGTCACGGGCGCAGAGGACGATGTTGAGGATGCCCTCGACTACCTCAAGCAGTTCGAGGATGAACAC TTGGAAGACATCCTGGACCAAGAGAGCTACCACCCGTCTCGCCAGAGCCACGGCAACAACAGCGGTGGTGGCGGCAACAACTCTCAAGGCTGGAACGAAACGTCCCCGTCGAGCGAGGGTTTTGTTGTGCGTGGCGGGCCCTGGGAACAGCGGGCTCCCGACACCACAAGCACCCAGGAGTTCCCCTCGTTCGGCGGCGGACCCGCACTGGACTCTGCGCCAGCCAAGCCTGTGCCCTGGGGGCCCTCGCGCCGCTAG